A genomic region of Candidatus Poribacteria bacterium contains the following coding sequences:
- a CDS encoding Gfo/Idh/MocA family oxidoreductase, protein MKLKVGIIGCGRMANTIEDEQIAKRKQGPYRSGLMLPYCHAGGYAVVEETEMVAACDIVEEKRRAFQERWNVPRGYADHRELIDVEKPDILSITTRPEQHAEAMIYGAEHGVKGMYAEKPLCCSLLEADAINEAFERNGVFLEFGPMRRNWSIYRQAHSIAHSGALGAVRSVIGFAGNSIGGHFLDTLLYLLDDPEPVSIRGTLGELHHAEGDTANMRFVRDTAILSAYVEFDNGTTLHAAATGASREYELVCEAGIIRIQNDGESLSVRKSEEQQRAYDPIEVEPVTPWSGTERKVRELVESIRTGRPGVSNLRATMLGTEIGFGIYESHLGGGVAVHPPVANRERWVSSW, encoded by the coding sequence ATGAAACTAAAAGTCGGTATCATCGGTTGTGGGCGCATGGCGAATACCATTGAGGACGAACAGATAGCAAAAAGGAAACAGGGACCCTACCGCAGCGGTCTAATGTTACCCTACTGCCATGCGGGCGGCTATGCGGTCGTTGAGGAGACAGAAATGGTCGCCGCGTGCGATATCGTGGAGGAGAAGCGGAGGGCGTTTCAAGAACGTTGGAACGTGCCGCGGGGATATGCGGATCATCGCGAGTTAATTGATGTGGAGAAACCCGATATCCTCAGTATTACAACCCGCCCAGAGCAGCACGCTGAGGCGATGATTTACGGGGCGGAGCACGGTGTCAAAGGTATGTATGCCGAGAAACCGCTGTGCTGTTCACTCCTTGAGGCAGATGCCATCAATGAGGCGTTTGAGCGAAACGGTGTCTTCCTTGAATTCGGACCGATGCGTCGAAACTGGTCGATCTACCGACAAGCACACAGTATTGCTCATAGTGGGGCGTTGGGGGCGGTTCGGTCGGTGATTGGGTTCGCTGGCAACAGCATCGGCGGACACTTTCTTGACACGCTTCTTTATCTATTGGACGATCCCGAACCGGTCTCCATCCGTGGAACGCTAGGAGAACTGCATCACGCCGAAGGAGATACCGCCAATATGCGGTTCGTGCGCGATACAGCCATCCTGTCGGCGTATGTCGAATTTGATAACGGGACGACTCTCCATGCAGCAGCGACCGGAGCAAGCCGGGAGTATGAACTGGTTTGCGAGGCGGGGATTATCCGGATCCAGAACGATGGCGAATCTTTGTCTGTGCGTAAAAGCGAGGAACAACAGCGTGCCTACGATCCGATTGAAGTCGAGCCGGTAACGCCGTGGAGCGGCACCGAGCGCAAGGTCCGTGAGTTGGTGGAGTCGATAAGAACAGGGAGACCGGGAGTCAGCAATCTGCGGGCGACGATGCTGGGGACGGAGATCGGATTTGGTATTTATGAGTCACATCTAGGGGGCGGTGTTGCTGTCCATCCACCGGTTGCGAATCGTGAGCGTTGGGTGTCGAGTTGGTAG